The stretch of DNA GCAGACTGTAGCCAGCCAAGccgcaaaaaaaattaaaaaaaaatgaataGAATGGGAAAACTACTATCAGTCTGTTGTGTCATCTAATACGGAGTaacaaagaaaaagaaggaaaaaagagagaggatttttttttttttgcctcgcTGTCGCTGGCGGAAAGCACGCTCAAGATTGAAGATGAGCTGAAACCATCAGTTGGTGCGTTTGCTGGGGGCGGATGGCGGTGGTTTCCCCCGGGGCTTCTTGTTGAGCAGCCACTggtggcggccggcggcgagccgATGCCGCCGACGATCCTGATCCTCGGTGGACACGGCCGGTGGTGCCGCGCCCGCGACGACCATCGTCTGGGTGTCGGCGGGTAGAGGCAGCAGTATGACGTCGCCGTTATtggtgctggtggtggtggtgtggtgGTCGTCGCCGAGACCGAGAGGCCTGCAGCTGGAAGGCTGCGCGAAGACGGCGAAGAAGAGGcagaggatgaggaggaggagcgtgGGCGCGGTGAGGACGAAGCTGCGGCTGCCTCGCGGCGGCCGGAGCCGGAGTCGCTGCTGCTGGGTTCTCGTGCAGGCCATGGTCAATgcaagaaagagagagagagagagagagagagagacgtgTGGTCGTCGTTGGGTGGAAAGTGGAAtgtgtgaagaagaagaagaagaagaagaagaagaagaagaagaagaaggaggtaAGGTAGGATGGGAGACAGGAGAGGAGATTTATATAGGCGGCGACCGGCGGTGGAGGGAAACAACTGTGACTGGCGGTGGCGGACTGGCGGTGGCCGGTGGCTTGGAGACCAAGGAGCCAGCCGATCAAAATGAAGGGGACGAAACCGCGTATCACTGACTGTGAACGCCGTGTGGCTTTTGTATATCCAACGGCTCGCGTTTCCA from Sorghum bicolor cultivar BTx623 chromosome 8, Sorghum_bicolor_NCBIv3, whole genome shotgun sequence encodes:
- the LOC110429804 gene encoding uncharacterized protein LOC110429804; this translates as MACTRTQQQRLRLRPPRGSRSFVLTAPTLLLLILCLFFAVFAQPSSCRPLGLGDDHHTTTTSTNNGDVILLPLPADTQTMVVAGAAPPAVSTEDQDRRRHRLAAGRHQWLLNKKPRGKPPPSAPSKRTN